Genomic DNA from Dyadobacter sp. CECT 9275:
TCATCCCTTAAACTATCTGGAGAATTTTTTTTGGACATACTATCAAGGCTTTAATGGTAAAGTGAATTAAACAGGGGCTATGCATCAGTCCTTGCAAAACCAACCGTTTCACGGTATATTTGCGGTGATACCTCGGCATTGCTTTTAAAAAAACGGCTGAAATAAAACTCATCGTTAAAACCCAGTTCATAAGCGATTTTTTTTACCGGTTTGGCGGTTAAGTACAGTTCACGTTTGGCCTCAATTACGATCCGCTCAGCAATTAGGTTGCTTAATGTCTTATTGAAGTGACTCTTGCTGATGCGATTAAGGGCTTTCGTTGAGATATTTAGCAAATTGGCATAATCACTTGGGCTATGCTTGCTCTTATAATATTCCTCAATGGCATCCTTGAGCGTCTTAAGTATAAAGGGCTCTTTTTTGTTTTTAAACTCATAAAGTAAATGGGCGTTCAGCTTTATCCTGGAAGCATTGATCAGGAAAATTTTTAAATAGGAAACTATCAGCTCATATTGGGCGATTGCTACATTTTGCATTTCTGTCCTAAGCTGATCGACAAGTGTAGAAAGCAGAATCAACTCCTGCTCCTGAAGCTGAACAAGCGGAGATTGATAGATATTATTAAAAAGCACCCCATTGCAAGCCACTTCATGTTGGTGCTTGTGAATACAGAAAAAATCCGGGTGGAAGTTAATTAACAGCCCCGTAAATTCTCCCTCTGACTTAATCATAAATGGTTGGTAGATCGAAAAGCACATCAAGCTGTTTTCCTTAAATTCATACTCCGAAAAATCGGCACGTAACTTGCCGCTTCCCTTGGTAACAAGGATCATTGAATAATAATTGTAGTTCTTCTGTTTGCTGAAGTAAGAATCGTCTTCAAAAGAAAAAATCTTAAAGGCCAGGGCCTTTGTTAGAGGATTAATTAACGTAAATGCGGTTTGAGCTGTCAAAATTTATGTTTTAAGGTTATAATAGTTGCCTGCTATCAGCAGTGATCTCAAGGTCATTAATACTGGCGTAACGCTTACGCATCAAGCCGTTCTTATCGAATTCCCAGAGCTCATTACCGTAGCTGCGGTACCACTGTCCGCTGTGGTCACGCCATTCGTATTCAAAACGTACCGCCATTCGGTTCTCACGAAATCCCCACAGCTCTTTCTTTAGCTTATAATCAAGTTCTTTTTCCCATTTCCGGGTTAAAAAAGCCTTCACTTCTTCGCGACCGTTAACAAACTCAGCGCGGTTACGCCATTCGGTGTCGATGGTATAGGCCAGGCAAACCCGCTCCGGATCACGGCTGTTCCAGGCATCTTCTGCAAGCTGAACCTTTTGCAAGGCAGTCTCCATAGTAAACGGAGGTAAAGGATGTTTTTGTTCCATTATTTTTTAAATGCAAGAATGGATAAATGCCGTGTTCAAGTAATAAGTGCAACGGGTTTGTAAGATAATAATTTCTCTTTAGGAGTTAGGTAGTTGAATTTTCTAATAGGCCTGTTGTTGATTTTTTGTTCTATTTCTGCGATGGTTTGATCGGTGATTTCATTTAAGTCAGTTCCTTTAGGAAGGAATGCTCTGATGAGTCCTATTCGGTTTTCTACTGTTCCTTTGTCTTGAGAAGTATAGGGTCTGGTGAAGAAGGTTTTGATTCCATATTTGTCTCTTATTTCATGGTGCAAGGCGAAAGCCATATCGTTGTCGAATGTGCAGGTTTTGATCCAGCTGGGTCCGATCCACTCAATGCGCTGTTCGATTTTGGCCTTGACAAGCTCTGCTTCTTTTGAAGGGAGGAAGTCCATTGTCGTGATTAGAGTAGCTCTATCTGTCATGACTAGTAAGGCAGATTGGTGGTTTTTACCCATCATCAAATCTACTTCTATATCCCCTAATCGTTCCCTGTTTTGAACGATTTCAGGTCTTTGGTCGATCGGTACACGTTCTTTGATAACGCCTCTATTTTGCCTGTAATTGCCTCTTTTTTGTTTTCGTTTGCCGTGTCTGAGATGTTTGTACAGGCCTCTGTCCTGAATCAAACTCGAATGGCGGCTTTTCTTGGCTTTCCAAATCCAGTCATAAATGGTCTCATGGGATACGCCTTGCTGTTCTTGTTTTTCCCATTGGGCAGCGATGAGTTCCGGGCTGAGTTTGTCCTGTTCCAGCCACATTCTGGCTTGTTCTTTCAGGGCTTCAGTGAATCGGATTTTCTTTCGCTTGAGGCGATGGCGTTCATGAGTCCGATCTATAGCAATCTTGGCTGAATATACTTTGGCATGAGGTCCTCGCTTTCCGGTATTCCGCTTGAGTTCTCTGCTCACGGTGCTTTTATGGACCCCAATGAGCCTGGCTATCTCCACTTGCTTGGTTCCGGCTTTGTTTAAAATTTCGATTTGGTACCTTTGTTCTGGGCTGAGATGATTGAATTTCTGCATGACAACACTAATTTAGTTATTCAGCCTAAGGAAAGGAAGCCTAGGCTTCCTTTCCTTAAACCTTTAGTGTTGCATTTATAACTTGAATCTGGGCAATGCTTTGGGCGATTTTATTGTAATCGTCTAGTTTTTCGCTTCTTAATTTTTTACTCTTTTCTAATCTTGTGATTTCAGTTTTCAATTTTTCAATTTGATTACCAACTTCATCAGACTTTATTTGAACTGTCAAATCAGTTTCCTGATTTTTCAAATCGCTTTCCTTTTCTTTTAATTCCGCTAGTTCATTATTAAGGCGTTGTAATTCTTCTTTACATTTCTCCAATTCCTTTTCACCCAACTCAAC
This window encodes:
- a CDS encoding helix-turn-helix domain-containing protein; amino-acid sequence: MTAQTAFTLINPLTKALAFKIFSFEDDSYFSKQKNYNYYSMILVTKGSGKLRADFSEYEFKENSLMCFSIYQPFMIKSEGEFTGLLINFHPDFFCIHKHQHEVACNGVLFNNIYQSPLVQLQEQELILLSTLVDQLRTEMQNVAIAQYELIVSYLKIFLINASRIKLNAHLLYEFKNKKEPFILKTLKDAIEEYYKSKHSPSDYANLLNISTKALNRISKSHFNKTLSNLIAERIVIEAKRELYLTAKPVKKIAYELGFNDEFYFSRFFKSNAEVSPQIYRETVGFARTDA
- a CDS encoding nuclear transport factor 2 family protein yields the protein METALQKVQLAEDAWNSRDPERVCLAYTIDTEWRNRAEFVNGREEVKAFLTRKWEKELDYKLKKELWGFRENRMAVRFEYEWRDHSGQWYRSYGNELWEFDKNGLMRKRYASINDLEITADSRQLL
- a CDS encoding IS30 family transposase — its product is MQKFNHLSPEQRYQIEILNKAGTKQVEIARLIGVHKSTVSRELKRNTGKRGPHAKVYSAKIAIDRTHERHRLKRKKIRFTEALKEQARMWLEQDKLSPELIAAQWEKQEQQGVSHETIYDWIWKAKKSRHSSLIQDRGLYKHLRHGKRKQKRGNYRQNRGVIKERVPIDQRPEIVQNRERLGDIEVDLMMGKNHQSALLVMTDRATLITTMDFLPSKEAELVKAKIEQRIEWIGPSWIKTCTFDNDMAFALHHEIRDKYGIKTFFTRPYTSQDKGTVENRIGLIRAFLPKGTDLNEITDQTIAEIEQKINNRPIRKFNYLTPKEKLLSYKPVALIT